In Rhodanobacter denitrificans, a single window of DNA contains:
- a CDS encoding malate dehydrogenase — protein sequence MKAPVRVAVTGAAGQIGYALLFRIAAGDMLGPDQPVILHLLEITPALPSLQGVVMELNDCAFPTLAGVVATDDANVAFKDVDYALLVGARPRGPGMERKDLLEANGAIFGPQGKALNAHAKRGVRVLVVGNPANTNALIAQQNAPDLDPKCFTAMVRLDHNRAKSQLAEKTGKHNTDVKKMTIWGNHSSTQYPDLHHASVDGKSALSLVDQAWYESDFIPTVQQRGAAIIKARGASSAASAASAAIDHMRTWALGTAEGDWVSMGIPSDGSYGIAPGVIYGYPVTVKNGQYAIVQGLEINAFSRARMDATDKELREERAGVEHLFAKK from the coding sequence ATGAAAGCCCCCGTTCGAGTTGCCGTCACCGGTGCCGCTGGCCAGATCGGCTACGCCTTGCTGTTCCGCATCGCCGCCGGCGACATGCTCGGCCCCGACCAGCCGGTGATCCTGCACCTGCTGGAAATCACCCCGGCGCTGCCGTCGCTGCAGGGCGTGGTGATGGAGCTGAACGACTGCGCGTTCCCGACCCTGGCCGGCGTGGTCGCCACCGACGACGCCAATGTCGCGTTCAAGGACGTCGACTACGCACTGCTGGTCGGCGCCCGTCCGCGCGGCCCCGGCATGGAGCGCAAGGACCTGCTGGAGGCGAACGGCGCGATCTTCGGCCCGCAGGGCAAGGCGCTGAACGCGCACGCCAAGCGCGGCGTGCGGGTGCTGGTGGTGGGCAACCCGGCCAACACCAACGCTCTGATCGCCCAGCAGAACGCACCCGACCTGGATCCGAAGTGCTTCACCGCGATGGTCCGCCTCGACCACAACCGCGCCAAGAGCCAGCTCGCCGAGAAGACCGGCAAGCACAACACCGACGTGAAGAAGATGACGATCTGGGGCAACCACAGCTCCACCCAATACCCGGACCTGCACCACGCCTCCGTCGACGGCAAGAGCGCGCTGTCGCTGGTCGACCAGGCCTGGTACGAGAGTGATTTCATCCCCACCGTGCAGCAGCGCGGCGCGGCGATCATCAAGGCGCGCGGCGCTTCCTCCGCCGCCTCGGCCGCTTCGGCCGCGATCGACCACATGCGCACCTGGGCACTGGGCACGGCAGAGGGCGACTGGGTCTCGATGGGCATCCCGTCGGACGGTTCCTACGGCATCGCCCCGGGCGTGATCTACGGCTACCCGGTGACCGTGAAGAACGGCCAGTACGCCATCGTGCAGGGCCTGGAGATCAACGCGTTCTCGCGCGCCCGCATGGACGCCACCGACAAGGAACTGCGCGAGGAGCGCGCCGGCGTGGAGCACCTGTTCGCGAAGAAGTAA
- a CDS encoding pyridoxal phosphate-dependent aminotransferase: protein MPQLAQRVGRAKPSAIMVIAEKAKQLKAAGRDIISFSIGVPNFLPGEHVYAAARESLSRDSGQYGSNRGAEALLDAFLRHIEALGFSGYTRMNLSIGIGAKQVLYNLAEALLDEGDEICFAAPYWTTYRDIADIVGAKVHVMHCGSEQNYKLTPAQLDAALARKPKVFLFNNPSNPTGMVYTAAEIAALADVLAKHPDTWVITDDIYNAMVFDGLGYHNFVHAQPALRERVIFVDSVSKTYGMPGWRVGLLAGPESVAKAVTTLNSNHITSLPEVITAAAVAALSGPQDIPRAKCAEFADRRDTVFAALSAIPGVVCPRPQGAFYAFPDISSAFGKSHGGTRITNDVEFCAALLEAKGVACVPGSAFGEPRAMRISYTCPAAQLQPGLQRIQQFFAELT, encoded by the coding sequence CGCGACATCATCAGCTTCTCCATCGGCGTGCCGAACTTCCTGCCCGGCGAGCACGTCTACGCCGCCGCGCGCGAGTCGCTCTCGCGCGATTCCGGCCAGTACGGCAGCAACCGCGGCGCCGAGGCGTTGCTGGACGCGTTCCTCAGGCACATCGAGGCGCTCGGCTTCAGCGGCTACACGCGGATGAACCTGTCTATCGGCATCGGCGCCAAGCAGGTGCTGTACAACCTGGCCGAGGCGCTGCTGGACGAGGGCGACGAGATCTGCTTCGCCGCGCCGTACTGGACCACCTACCGCGACATCGCCGACATCGTGGGCGCGAAGGTCCACGTGATGCACTGCGGGTCGGAGCAGAACTACAAGCTCACCCCGGCCCAGCTCGACGCCGCGCTGGCGCGCAAGCCGAAGGTGTTCCTGTTCAACAACCCGTCCAACCCGACCGGCATGGTCTACACCGCCGCGGAAATCGCCGCGCTGGCCGACGTGCTGGCGAAGCACCCGGATACCTGGGTGATCACCGACGACATCTACAACGCGATGGTGTTCGATGGGCTGGGCTACCACAACTTCGTGCACGCGCAGCCGGCGTTGCGCGAGCGGGTGATCTTCGTCGACTCGGTCTCCAAGACCTACGGCATGCCGGGCTGGCGCGTGGGCCTGCTGGCCGGGCCGGAGTCGGTGGCCAAGGCGGTCACCACGCTCAACTCCAACCACATCACCAGCCTGCCGGAAGTGATTACCGCGGCGGCGGTGGCGGCGCTTTCCGGCCCGCAGGACATTCCGCGGGCGAAATGCGCCGAGTTCGCCGACCGGCGCGATACCGTGTTCGCCGCACTCAGCGCCATCCCCGGCGTGGTCTGCCCGCGGCCGCAGGGTGCGTTCTACGCGTTTCCCGACATTTCCTCGGCGTTCGGCAAGAGCCATGGCGGCACCAGGATCACCAACGACGTGGAGTTCTGCGCCGCGCTGCTGGAAGCGAAGGGTGTCGCCTGCGTGCCCGGCTCCGCCTTCGGCGAGCCGCGCGCGATGCGCATTTCCTACACCTGCCCGGCGGCGCAGTTGCAGCCGGGCCTGCAACGCATCCAGCAGTTCTTTGCCGAGTTGACTTGA
- the ahpF gene encoding alkyl hydroperoxide reductase subunit F yields the protein MLDANLKTQLKAYLEKVTQPIEIVASLDDSAKSAELNELLEGIAALSDRISLVRRDDDQRKPSFAINRVGTDIGVRFAGIPLGHEFTSLVLALLQVGGHPSKVAADVIEQVKNLDGPAPDGVFRFETYFSLSCQNCPDVVQALNLMSVLNPKIRHVAIDGALYQDEVEARQIMSVPTVYLNGEVFGQGRMSLEQIVAKLDTGASAREAGKIAAKDAFDVLVVGGGPAGAAAAIYAARKGIRTGVAAERFGGQVLDTMAIENFVSVDYTEGPKLGTALEQHVKNYDVDIMNLQRAEKLVPPGEPGGLIEVQLANGAALKSKTVILSTGARWRQMDVPGEEEYLNKGVAYCPHCDGPLFKGKRVAVIGGGNSGVEAAIDLAGIVAHVTLLEFDGKLRADEVLQRKLRSLPNVDVIVSAQSTEVLGDGQKVTGLVYKDRTDGVMHSLALEGIFVQIGLLPNTEWLKGTLELSPRGEIVIDARGQTSLPGVFAAGDATTVPYKQIVIAMGAGSTAALSAFDHLIRSPLATTENRKEAVAA from the coding sequence ATGTTGGATGCCAACCTCAAGACCCAGTTGAAGGCCTATCTGGAAAAGGTCACGCAGCCGATCGAGATCGTTGCGTCCCTGGACGACAGCGCCAAGTCCGCCGAACTGAACGAATTGCTCGAGGGAATCGCCGCGCTGTCCGACCGGATCAGCCTGGTCCGCCGCGACGACGACCAGCGCAAGCCCTCGTTCGCGATCAACCGCGTCGGCACCGACATCGGCGTGCGCTTCGCCGGCATTCCGCTGGGCCACGAATTCACCTCGCTCGTGCTGGCCCTGCTGCAGGTCGGCGGCCATCCGTCCAAGGTCGCGGCCGACGTGATCGAGCAGGTGAAGAATCTCGACGGCCCGGCCCCTGATGGCGTATTCCGCTTCGAGACCTATTTCTCGCTGTCCTGCCAGAACTGCCCGGACGTGGTGCAGGCGCTGAACCTGATGAGCGTGCTGAATCCAAAGATCCGGCACGTCGCCATCGACGGCGCGCTGTACCAGGACGAGGTCGAAGCGCGCCAGATCATGTCGGTGCCAACCGTTTATCTCAACGGCGAGGTGTTCGGCCAGGGCCGCATGAGCCTGGAACAGATCGTGGCGAAACTCGACACCGGCGCCAGTGCCCGCGAGGCCGGGAAGATCGCGGCCAAGGACGCGTTCGACGTGCTCGTCGTCGGCGGCGGCCCGGCCGGCGCCGCGGCGGCGATCTACGCCGCACGCAAGGGCATCCGCACCGGCGTGGCGGCCGAGCGCTTCGGTGGCCAGGTGCTGGACACCATGGCGATCGAGAACTTCGTCTCGGTCGACTACACCGAAGGCCCGAAGCTGGGCACAGCGCTGGAGCAGCACGTCAAGAACTACGACGTGGACATCATGAACCTGCAGCGCGCCGAGAAGCTGGTGCCCCCGGGCGAACCCGGCGGCCTGATCGAGGTGCAACTGGCCAACGGCGCCGCGCTGAAGTCGAAGACGGTGATCCTCTCCACCGGCGCGCGCTGGCGGCAGATGGACGTACCCGGCGAAGAGGAATACCTCAACAAGGGCGTGGCCTACTGCCCGCACTGCGACGGCCCGCTGTTCAAGGGCAAGCGCGTGGCGGTGATCGGCGGCGGCAACTCCGGCGTGGAGGCGGCGATCGACCTGGCCGGCATCGTGGCCCACGTCACCCTGCTCGAGTTCGACGGCAAGCTGCGTGCGGACGAGGTGCTGCAGCGCAAGCTGCGCAGCCTGCCCAACGTCGACGTGATCGTCAGTGCGCAGAGCACCGAAGTGCTGGGCGACGGGCAGAAGGTCACCGGCCTGGTCTACAAGGACCGCACCGACGGCGTGATGCACAGCCTCGCGCTGGAAGGCATCTTCGTGCAGATCGGCCTGCTGCCGAACACCGAGTGGCTGAAAGGCACGCTGGAACTCAGCCCGCGCGGCGAGATCGTGATCGACGCGCGCGGCCAGACCTCGCTGCCCGGCGTGTTCGCCGCCGGCGACGCCACCACGGTGCCGTACAAGCAGATCGTGATCGCGATGGGTGCCGGTTCCACCGCTGCGCTGAGTGCGTTCGACCACCTGATCCGCAGCCCGCTGGCCACCACGGAAAACAGGAAGGAAGCGGTCGCCGCCTGA
- the prpE gene encoding propionate--CoA ligase codes for MRYEDFYRQSIDEPEQFWAEQARLIHWHVPPRQILDQSNPPFRRWFVGGTTNLCYNAIDRHLAERPEQLALVAISSETGITREFTYRQLHREVNTFAAVLQSLGVGKGDRVVIYLPNIAEAVFAMLACARIGAIHSVVFGGFAAHNLALRIDDAQPKLLVCADAGMRADKVIPYKPLVDAALDEASAPPPHVLIVDRKLDPQMTRVAGRDLDYAELRAQHEDAEVPVVWLESNEPSYLLYTSGTTGKPKGVQRDVGGYAVAMALSIRTVFDIAPGQVMFATSDVGWAVGHSYNVYGPLIGGATSLLYEGLPTRPDAGIWWQLCERYNVRTMFSSPTAIRVLKKQDESWLKKYDLSKLKWLFLAGEPLDEPTAQWITTALGVPVIDNYWQTETGWPAITLMPGLELKTVKFGSPGLPAPGYRMKVIDENTGKEVPAGSKGVLVFQLPLPPGCLTTVWRDDARYVHSYFSHFRELLYSSLDWAVRDEDGYTFVLGRTDDVINVAGHRLGTREIEESVASHPAVAEAAVIGVKDELKGQVPIVFATLKQDAGDGAHAVAQAMQQRVVDQLGGVAKPSRVYVVNALPKTRSGKLLRRSLQALAEQRDPGDLSTLDDPGALDDIRRALERGPDQG; via the coding sequence ATACGCTACGAGGATTTCTACCGGCAGTCGATCGACGAGCCGGAGCAGTTCTGGGCCGAGCAGGCGCGGCTGATCCACTGGCATGTGCCGCCGCGGCAGATCCTTGACCAGTCGAACCCGCCGTTCCGGCGCTGGTTCGTCGGCGGCACCACCAACCTCTGCTACAACGCGATCGACCGGCACCTGGCCGAGCGGCCGGAACAGCTGGCGCTGGTGGCGATTTCCAGCGAAACCGGGATCACCCGCGAGTTCACCTACCGCCAGCTGCATCGCGAGGTGAACACGTTTGCCGCGGTGCTGCAATCGCTGGGCGTGGGCAAGGGCGACCGCGTGGTGATCTACCTGCCGAACATCGCCGAGGCGGTGTTCGCGATGCTGGCCTGCGCGCGCATCGGCGCGATCCACTCGGTGGTGTTCGGCGGTTTCGCCGCGCACAACCTGGCGCTGCGCATCGACGATGCGCAGCCGAAGCTGCTGGTCTGCGCCGACGCCGGCATGCGCGCGGACAAGGTGATTCCGTACAAGCCGCTGGTCGACGCGGCGCTTGACGAGGCCTCGGCACCGCCGCCGCATGTGCTGATCGTCGATCGCAAGCTGGACCCGCAGATGACCCGGGTGGCCGGGCGCGACCTCGACTACGCCGAGCTGCGCGCGCAGCACGAGGATGCCGAGGTGCCGGTGGTGTGGCTGGAATCGAACGAGCCGAGCTACCTGCTGTACACCTCCGGCACCACCGGCAAGCCGAAGGGCGTGCAGCGCGACGTGGGTGGGTACGCGGTGGCGATGGCACTGTCGATCCGCACCGTGTTCGACATCGCGCCGGGACAGGTGATGTTCGCCACCTCGGACGTGGGCTGGGCGGTGGGGCATTCCTACAACGTCTACGGTCCGCTGATCGGCGGCGCCACCTCGCTGCTGTACGAGGGCCTGCCCACGCGACCGGATGCAGGCATCTGGTGGCAGCTGTGCGAGCGCTACAACGTGCGCACCATGTTCTCCTCGCCCACCGCGATCCGCGTGCTGAAGAAGCAGGACGAGAGCTGGCTGAAGAAGTACGACCTGTCGAAGCTGAAGTGGCTGTTCCTCGCCGGCGAACCGCTGGACGAGCCGACCGCGCAGTGGATCACCACCGCGCTCGGCGTGCCGGTGATCGACAACTACTGGCAGACCGAAACCGGCTGGCCGGCGATCACCTTGATGCCGGGGCTGGAGCTGAAGACGGTGAAGTTCGGCTCGCCCGGCCTGCCGGCGCCGGGCTACCGGATGAAGGTGATCGACGAGAATACCGGCAAGGAAGTGCCGGCCGGCAGCAAGGGTGTGCTGGTGTTCCAGCTGCCGCTGCCGCCCGGTTGCCTGACCACCGTGTGGCGCGACGACGCCCGCTACGTGCACAGCTACTTCAGCCACTTCCGCGAGCTGTTGTACAGCTCGCTGGACTGGGCCGTTCGCGACGAGGACGGCTACACCTTCGTGCTCGGCCGCACCGACGACGTGATCAACGTGGCCGGGCACCGCCTGGGCACGCGCGAGATCGAGGAGTCGGTGGCCAGCCACCCGGCAGTGGCCGAGGCGGCGGTGATCGGCGTGAAGGACGAGCTGAAGGGGCAGGTGCCGATCGTGTTCGCCACGCTCAAGCAGGACGCCGGCGACGGTGCCCATGCGGTGGCGCAGGCGATGCAGCAGCGCGTGGTCGACCAGCTCGGCGGCGTGGCGAAACCGTCACGCGTCTACGTGGTGAACGCGCTGCCGAAGACCCGTTCCGGCAAGCTGTTGCGCCGCTCGCTGCAGGCACTGGCGGAGCAGCGCGACCCGGGTGATTTGTCCACGCTGGACGATCCGGGTGCGCTCGACGATATCCGTCGTGCGCTGGAGCGTGGCCCCGATCAGGGCTGA